One region of Solanum pennellii chromosome 6, SPENNV200 genomic DNA includes:
- the LOC107021997 gene encoding uncharacterized protein LOC107021997 produces the protein MDNEIQRLQTNEDNLKSRANIIQQHDYKDAELRRSADEKQPDLKGDGGKLHKTHDKVCLNTTAGTSRKASEKPRNTNLNQLFIKPFIQNTQIQIPTEPQTSTYAASIQSDKKRYNYIAQSYIENIYKIQTYLNLNPRSTQTKNPEEDYITQKLQGYNRLIAQSKTSPNLVRTCYNYGLLGTVYTYDGEEISGIPELYKAFVTYKRVTKGNLFYIKFYTAPAEILYEEIKSPIQVIKIGLTRDMIIPEEIEKQAEIPKIEIPNFYENKRIIGIATIIQELANNYLTAMLFGVIMQETKL, from the coding sequence ATGGATAATGAGATACAAAGGCTACAGACTAATGAAGATAATCTGAAGTCTAGAGCTAATATAATtcagcagcatgactataaAGATGCGGAGCTACGTCGTTCGGCAGACGAAAAACAGCCAGATCTAAAAGGAGACGGTGGGAAACTCCATAAAACCCATGACAAAGTTTGTTTAAATACAACTGCAGGTACAAGCAGGAAAGCTAGTGAGAAACCAAGAAACACAAACCTAAACCAGTTATTCATAAAACCATTTATCCAAAATACACAAATACAAATACCCACAGAACCACAAACTTCCACATATGCAGCTAGCATACAAAGTGATAAAAAGAGATACAATTACATTGCACAATCGTATATCgaaaacatatataagatcCAAACATATTTAAACTTAAACCCCAGATCTACACAAACCAAAAACCCAGAAGAAGACTATATAACCCAAAAATTACAAGGATATAATAGATTAATCGCACAATCCAAAACTAGTCCAAATTTAGTTAGAACATGTTATAATTATGGGTTACTTGGTACAGTATACACATATGATGGCGAAGAGATAAGTGGAATACCAGAATTATACAAAGCATTCGTCACATACAAAAGAGTTACCAAAGGAAAtctattttatattaagttttatACAGCACCAGCTGAGATATTATATGAAGAAATCAAATCACCAATTCAAGTTATAAAGATAGGTTTGACCAGAGATATGATAATACCAGAAGAGATAGAAAAACAGGCTGAAATACCGAAGATAGAGATACcaaacttttatgaaaataaaaggaTAATTGGTATAGCAACAATTATACAAGAACTAGCTAACAATTATTTAACGGCAATGCTATTTGGAGTTATTATGCAAGAGACCaagttatga